The nucleotide window CCGCGAGCCCGTGCGCGAGGTGCTGGTGGTGCACCGCCGCGAGGCCGGCCCAGGGGTTGTTCAGCCCGGGGGCGTGTTCGCCGCCGACGTGCCCGATGAGGGAGGAGCACAGCGGTTCGTTGAAGGTCGTCCAGTGTTCGACGCGGTCGCCGAGGGCCTCGTAGACGACCTCGGCGTAGTCGGCGAAGCGGGCCGCGGTGGTGCGGTTCGCCCAGCCGCCCTCTTCCTGCAGGGTCTGCGGCAGGTCCCAGTGGTAGAGCGTCAGCCACGGCAGGATGCCGGCCGCGCGCAGTTCGTCGACGAGCCGCGAGTAGAACGCGAGCCCGGCGGGGTTGACGGTGCGCCCGTCGGGCATGATGCGTGCCCACGACACCGAGAAGCGGTACGAGTCGAGGCCGAGCTCGCGCATGAGCGCGACGTCTTCGGGCATGCGGTGGTAGTGGTCGACGGCGCGTTCGGGGGTGTCGCCGCCGGCGACGGCGTTCGGAACCCGCGCGAACGCGTCCCAGACCGAGTCGCCTTTGCCGTCTTCGTGCGCGGCGCCTTCGATCTGGGCAGCGGCGGTCGCCGAGCCCCAGATGAAGTCGCTCGGAAAATCGGTGCCGTTCATCAGCCCTTGACTGCTCCTGCCATGATTCCGGAGATGAGCTGCTTTCCGGCGACCACGAAGAGCACCAGCAGCGGGATGGTTGCGAGGATCGCACCGGTGAGCACGATCGAATAGTCGACGTAGAACCCCGACTGCAGCTGGCTGAGCGCCGTCTGCAGGGTGGGGTTGGTGGGGCCGAGCACGATGAGCGGCCACAGGTAGTCCGTCCACGCCGTCATGAACGTGAACAGCCCGAGGATCGCCATCGCGGGGCGCGCGGCCGGAAGCCCCACCGTCAGGAAGGTGCGGAACTGGTTCGCCCCGTCGACGCGGGCGGCTTCGATGAGCTCGTCGGGGATGACGTCGACGAGGTACTGCCGCATGAAGAACACGCCGAACGCGGTCACGAGGGTCGGCACGATGACGGCGCCGAGGGTGCCCGTCCAGCCGAGCTGGCGCATCACCATGAAGAGGGGGATGATGCCGAGCTGCGTCGGGATCGCCATCGTCGCGATCACGAACACCATGAGGCCGTCGCGGCCCCGGAAGCGGAGCTTCGCGAACGCGTACCCGGCGAGGGTCGAGAACGTCACGACCGACACCGTGATCACGGCCGAGACGAGCACCGAGTTGCCGAGCGCGAGCCAGAACGGGATGGCGTCGAAGACCTTCGCCGCGTTCGCGAGGAAGT belongs to Agromyces archimandritae and includes:
- a CDS encoding carbohydrate ABC transporter permease, giving the protein MSTLTPESAVDAGSSAPAASTPDAGGRRPRARRRRGAGTAGLGSRPGFLIYGLLSAFLIGSMYPLWWSFVVGSGTNATRGETLPLIPGGNFLANAAKVFDAIPFWLALGNSVLVSAVITVSVVTFSTLAGYAFAKLRFRGRDGLMVFVIATMAIPTQLGIIPLFMVMRQLGWTGTLGAVIVPTLVTAFGVFFMRQYLVDVIPDELIEAARVDGANQFRTFLTVGLPAARPAMAILGLFTFMTAWTDYLWPLIVLGPTNPTLQTALSQLQSGFYVDYSIVLTGAILATIPLLVLFVVAGKQLISGIMAGAVKG